One window of the Streptomyces sp. ITFR-21 genome contains the following:
- the rpoB gene encoding DNA-directed RNA polymerase subunit beta — protein MAASRNASTTNSNNGASTAPLRISFAKIREPLEVPNLLALQTESFDWLLGNAAWKARVEAALDSGQDVPRKSGLEEIFEEISPIEDFSGSMSLTFRDHRFEPPKNSLDECKERDFTYGAPLFVTAEFTNNETGEIKSQTVFMGDFPLMTSKGTFCINGTERVVVSQLVRSPGVYFDSQIDKTSDKDIFSAKIIPSRGAWLEMEIDKRDMVGVRIDRKRKQSVTVLLKALGWSTEQILEEFGEYESMRATLEKDHTQGQDDALLDIYRKLRPGEPPTKEAAQTLLENLYFNPKRYDLAKVGRYKVNKKLGGEAPLDAGVLTTDDIIATIKYLVKLHAGETETSGDNGSQIVVEVDDIDHFGNRRLRNVGELIQNQVRTGLARMERVVRERMTTQDVEAITPQTLINIRPVVASIKEFFGTSQLSQFMDQTNPLSGLTHKRRLSALGPGGLSRERAGFEVRDVHPSHYGRMCPIETPEGPNIGLIGSLASYGRVNAFGFVETPYRKVVEGVVTDDVDYLTADEEDRFVIAQANAPLTEDLRFAESRVLVRRRGGEIDYIPGDDVDYMDVSPRQMVSVATAMIPFLEHDDANRALMGSNMMRQAVPLIKSEAPLVGTGMEYRCAVDAGDVIKAEKDGVVQEVSADYVTVTNDDGTYTTYRVAKFSRSNQGTSFNQKVVVDEGARVVAGQVLADGPSTEEGEMALGKNLLVAFMPWEGHNYEDAIILSQRLVQDDVLSSIHIEEHEVDARDTKLGPEEITRDIPNVSEEVLADLDERGIIRIGADVVAGDILVGKVTPKGETELTPEERLLRAIFGEKAREVRDTSLKVPHGETGKVIGVRVFDREEGDELPPGVNQLVRVYVAQKRKITDGDKLAGRHGNKGVISKILPVEDMPFLEDGTAVDIILNPLGVPSRMNPGQVLEIHLGWLAKQGWNVAGIAEEWATRLDAIGAGRVEPDTNVATPVFDGAREDEIAGLFEATVPNRDGDRMVLPSGKARMFDGRSGEPFPEPISVGYMYILKLHHLVDDKLHARSTGPYSMITQQPLGGKAQFGGQRFGEMEVWALEAYGAAYALQELLTIKSDDVLGRVKVYEAIVKGENIPEPGIPESFKVLIKEMQSLCLNVEVLSSDGMSIEMRDTDEDVFRAAEELGIDLSRREPSSVEEV, from the coding sequence TTGGCCGCCTCGCGCAACGCCTCGACTACCAACTCGAACAACGGCGCAAGCACCGCACCGCTGCGCATCTCTTTCGCGAAGATCCGTGAACCGCTCGAAGTTCCGAACCTCCTCGCGCTCCAGACCGAGAGCTTTGACTGGCTGCTCGGGAACGCCGCGTGGAAGGCCCGGGTCGAGGCGGCCCTTGACAGCGGGCAGGATGTCCCCAGGAAGTCCGGTCTGGAGGAGATCTTCGAGGAGATCTCCCCGATCGAGGACTTCTCCGGGTCGATGTCGCTCACGTTCCGTGACCACCGCTTCGAGCCCCCGAAGAACTCGCTGGACGAGTGCAAGGAGCGCGACTTCACCTACGGGGCCCCGCTCTTCGTCACCGCCGAGTTCACCAACAACGAGACCGGCGAGATCAAGTCCCAGACGGTCTTCATGGGTGACTTCCCCCTGATGACCAGCAAGGGCACCTTCTGCATCAACGGCACCGAGCGTGTCGTCGTCTCGCAGCTGGTCCGCTCGCCGGGCGTCTACTTCGACAGCCAGATCGACAAGACCTCCGACAAGGACATCTTCTCCGCCAAGATCATCCCGTCCCGGGGTGCCTGGCTGGAGATGGAGATCGACAAGCGCGACATGGTCGGTGTCCGTATCGACCGCAAGCGCAAGCAGTCGGTCACCGTGCTGCTCAAGGCGCTCGGCTGGAGCACCGAGCAGATCCTGGAGGAGTTCGGCGAGTACGAGTCGATGCGCGCCACCCTGGAGAAGGACCACACCCAGGGCCAGGACGACGCGCTGCTGGACATCTACCGCAAGCTGCGTCCGGGTGAGCCGCCGACCAAGGAGGCCGCCCAGACCCTGCTGGAGAACCTCTACTTCAACCCCAAGCGCTACGACCTGGCGAAGGTCGGCCGCTACAAGGTGAACAAGAAGCTCGGCGGCGAAGCCCCGCTGGACGCCGGCGTGCTCACCACCGACGACATCATCGCCACCATCAAGTACCTGGTGAAGCTGCACGCCGGGGAGACCGAGACCTCGGGCGACAACGGCTCGCAGATCGTGGTCGAGGTCGACGACATCGACCACTTCGGCAACCGCCGTCTGCGCAACGTCGGCGAGCTCATCCAGAACCAGGTCCGTACCGGCCTGGCCCGGATGGAGCGCGTGGTCCGCGAGCGGATGACGACCCAGGACGTCGAGGCGATCACGCCGCAGACCCTGATCAACATCCGGCCGGTCGTCGCCTCCATCAAGGAGTTCTTCGGCACCAGCCAGCTGTCCCAGTTCATGGACCAGACCAACCCGCTGTCCGGCCTGACCCACAAGCGCCGCCTGTCCGCGCTGGGCCCCGGCGGTCTGTCCCGTGAGCGGGCCGGCTTCGAGGTCCGCGACGTGCACCCGTCCCACTACGGCCGGATGTGTCCGATCGAGACCCCGGAAGGCCCGAACATCGGCCTGATCGGCTCGCTGGCCTCCTACGGCCGGGTCAACGCCTTCGGCTTCGTCGAGACCCCGTACCGCAAGGTCGTCGAGGGTGTCGTCACCGACGACGTGGACTACCTGACCGCCGACGAGGAGGACCGCTTCGTCATCGCGCAGGCCAACGCGCCGCTGACCGAGGACCTGCGGTTCGCCGAGTCCCGGGTGCTGGTCCGCCGCCGCGGCGGCGAGATCGACTACATCCCCGGCGACGACGTCGACTACATGGACGTCTCGCCGCGCCAGATGGTGTCGGTCGCCACCGCGATGATCCCGTTCCTGGAGCACGACGACGCCAACCGCGCGCTCATGGGATCGAACATGATGCGCCAGGCCGTACCGCTGATCAAGTCCGAGGCGCCGCTGGTCGGCACCGGCATGGAGTACCGCTGCGCGGTCGACGCCGGCGACGTGATCAAGGCCGAGAAGGACGGTGTGGTCCAGGAGGTCTCCGCCGACTACGTCACCGTCACCAACGACGACGGCACGTACACCACGTACCGGGTCGCCAAGTTCTCCCGCTCCAACCAGGGCACGTCCTTCAACCAGAAGGTCGTGGTGGACGAGGGCGCCCGCGTGGTGGCCGGCCAGGTGCTCGCCGACGGTCCGTCCACCGAAGAGGGCGAGATGGCCCTCGGCAAGAACCTGCTGGTCGCGTTCATGCCGTGGGAGGGCCACAACTACGAGGACGCGATCATCCTGTCGCAGCGCCTCGTGCAGGACGACGTGCTGTCCTCGATCCACATCGAGGAGCACGAGGTCGACGCCCGCGACACCAAGCTGGGCCCCGAGGAGATCACCCGGGACATCCCGAACGTCTCCGAGGAGGTCCTCGCCGACCTCGACGAGCGCGGCATCATCCGGATCGGCGCCGACGTGGTCGCCGGCGACATCCTGGTCGGCAAGGTCACCCCCAAGGGCGAGACCGAGCTGACCCCGGAGGAGCGGCTGCTGCGCGCGATCTTCGGCGAGAAGGCCCGCGAGGTCCGCGACACCTCGCTGAAGGTGCCGCACGGCGAGACCGGCAAGGTCATCGGCGTCCGGGTCTTCGACCGCGAGGAGGGCGACGAGCTGCCGCCGGGTGTCAACCAGCTGGTGCGCGTGTACGTGGCGCAGAAGCGGAAGATCACCGACGGCGACAAGCTGGCCGGCCGGCACGGCAACAAGGGCGTCATCTCCAAGATCCTGCCGGTCGAGGACATGCCGTTCCTGGAGGACGGCACCGCGGTCGACATCATCCTGAACCCGCTCGGCGTCCCGTCCCGGATGAACCCCGGCCAGGTGCTGGAGATTCACCTCGGCTGGCTGGCCAAGCAGGGCTGGAACGTCGCCGGGATCGCCGAGGAGTGGGCGACACGGCTGGACGCCATCGGCGCCGGCCGGGTCGAGCCCGACACCAACGTCGCCACCCCGGTGTTCGACGGCGCCCGCGAGGACGAGATCGCCGGCCTCTTCGAGGCCACGGTCCCCAACCGTGACGGCGACCGGATGGTGCTGCCCTCGGGCAAGGCGCGGATGTTCGACGGCCGCTCCGGCGAGCCGTTCCCGGAGCCGATCTCGGTCGGCTACATGTACATCCTCAAGCTGCACCACCTGGTGGACGACAAGCTGCACGCCCGCTCCACCGGCCCGTACTCGATGATCACCCAGCAGCCGCTCGGTGGTAAGGCGCAGTTCGGCGGCCAGCGGTTCGGCGAGATGGAGGTGTGGGCGCTGGAGGCTTACGGCGCCGCGTACGCACTCCAGGAGCTGCTGACGATCAAGTCCGACGACGTGCTCGGCCGTGTGAAGGTCTACGAGGCCATCGTCAAGGGCGAGAACATCCCCGAGCCCGGCATTCCCGAGTCCTTCAAGGTCCTCATCAAGGAAATGCAGTCGCTCTGCCTCAATGTGGAGGTGCTGTCCTCGGACGGCATGTCCATCGAGATGCGGGACACCGACGAGGACGTGTTCCGGGCGGCGGAAGAGCTCGGAATCGACCTGTCCCGGCGCGAGCCGAGCAGCGTCGAAGAGGTCTGA
- a CDS encoding DNA-directed RNA polymerase subunit beta', with translation MLDVNFFDELRIGLATADDIRTWSHGEVKKPETINYRTLKPEKDGLFCEKIFGPTRDWECYCGKYKRVRFKGIICERCGVEVTRAKVRRERMGHIELAAPVTHIWYFKGVPSRLGYLLDLAPKDLEKVIYFAAYMITWVDEERRTRDLPSLEAQVSVERSQVEQRRDADVEGRQKKLEADLGELETEGAKADVRRKVREGAEREMKQLRDRAQRELDRLDEVWARFKNLKVQDLEGDELLYRELRDRFGTYFQGSMGAAALQKRLESFDLDEEAERLREIIRTGKGQKKTRALKRLKVVSAFLQTTNKPGGMVLDCVPVIPPDLRPMVQLDGGRFATSDLNDLYRRVINRNNRLKRLLDLGAPEIIVNNEKRMLQEAVDALFDNGRRGRPVTGPGNRPLKSLSDMLKGKQGRFRQNLLGKRVDYSARSVIVVGPQLKLHQCGLPKAMALELFKPFVMKRLVDLNHAQNIKSAKRMVERGRTVVYDVLEEVIAEHPVLLNRAPTLHRLGIQAFEPQLVEGKAIQIHPLVCTAFNADFDGDQMAVHLPLSAEAQAEARILMLSSNNILKPADGRPVTMPTQDMVLGLFFLTTDSEERQVVGEGRAFGATAEAIMAFDNRELSMQAPVDIRFPVGTVPPRGWTPPEPAEGDDADARPYQLGDSFRLRTTLGRALFNELLPEDYPFVDQPVGKKQLSEIVNDLAERYPKVIVAATLDNLKAAGFHWATRSGVTVAVTDIVVPEAKKAIIASYEAQDEKVQKQYERGLITKQERSDELIGIWTKATNEVAVAMNANFPRTNPIFMMVDSGARGNMMQMRQIAGMRGLVSNAKNETIPRPIKASFREGLSVLEYFISTHGARKGLADTALRTADSGYLTRRLVDVSQDVIIREEDCGTERGLKLRIAERGPDGALRKTDDVETSVYARMLAEDVVVDGKVVAPANVDLGDVLIDQLVRLGVEEVKTRSILTCESAVGTCAYCYGRSLATGKLVDIGEAVGIIAAQSIGEPGTQLTMRTFHTGGVAGDDITQGLPRVVELFEARVPKGVAPISEAAGRVRIEETEKTKKIVVTPDDGADEIAYPISKRVKLQVAEGDHVEVGQKLTYGATNPHDVLRILGQRQVQIHLVQEVQKVYNSQGVSIHDKHIEIIIRQMLRRVTIIESGDAELLPGELVERGRFEQENRRVVAEGGHPASGRPQLMGITKASLATESWLSAASFQETTRVLTDAAIHAKSDSLLGLKENVIIGKLIPAGTGLSRYRNIRVEPTEEAKAAMYSAVGYDDIDYSPFGTGSGQAVPLEDYDYGPYNG, from the coding sequence GTGCTCGACGTCAACTTCTTCGACGAGCTGCGGATCGGCCTGGCCACCGCGGACGACATCCGGACCTGGTCGCACGGCGAGGTCAAGAAGCCCGAGACCATCAACTACCGCACCCTCAAGCCGGAGAAGGACGGGCTCTTCTGCGAGAAGATCTTCGGCCCCACCCGGGACTGGGAGTGCTACTGCGGCAAGTACAAGCGCGTCCGTTTCAAGGGCATCATCTGTGAGCGCTGCGGCGTCGAGGTCACCCGCGCCAAGGTGCGGCGCGAGCGGATGGGTCACATCGAGCTGGCCGCCCCGGTCACCCACATCTGGTACTTCAAGGGTGTCCCGTCGCGTCTGGGCTACCTGCTGGACCTCGCCCCGAAGGACCTGGAGAAGGTCATCTACTTCGCGGCGTACATGATCACCTGGGTGGACGAGGAGCGCCGCACCCGCGACCTGCCGTCGCTGGAGGCCCAGGTCTCCGTCGAGCGCAGCCAGGTCGAGCAGCGCCGTGACGCCGACGTGGAGGGCCGCCAGAAGAAGCTGGAGGCCGACCTCGGCGAGCTGGAGACCGAGGGCGCCAAGGCCGACGTGCGCCGCAAGGTGCGCGAGGGTGCCGAGCGCGAGATGAAGCAGCTGCGCGACCGCGCCCAGCGCGAGCTGGACCGGCTCGACGAGGTGTGGGCCCGCTTCAAGAACCTCAAGGTCCAGGACCTGGAGGGCGATGAGCTGCTCTACCGCGAGCTGCGCGACCGCTTCGGCACGTACTTCCAGGGCTCGATGGGTGCCGCGGCGCTGCAGAAGCGCCTGGAGTCCTTCGACCTGGACGAGGAGGCCGAGCGCCTCCGCGAGATCATCCGCACCGGCAAGGGCCAGAAGAAGACCCGGGCGCTCAAGCGCCTCAAGGTCGTCTCGGCGTTCCTGCAGACCACCAACAAGCCCGGTGGCATGGTGCTGGACTGCGTCCCGGTGATCCCGCCGGACCTGCGCCCGATGGTGCAGCTGGACGGTGGCCGCTTCGCGACCTCCGACCTGAACGACCTGTACCGCCGGGTGATCAACCGCAACAACCGGCTGAAGCGGCTGCTCGACCTCGGCGCGCCCGAGATCATCGTGAACAACGAGAAGCGGATGCTCCAGGAGGCCGTCGACGCGCTCTTCGACAACGGCCGCCGCGGCCGCCCGGTCACGGGCCCCGGCAACCGTCCGCTGAAGTCGCTGTCCGACATGCTCAAGGGCAAGCAGGGCCGCTTCCGGCAGAACCTGCTCGGCAAGCGCGTCGACTACTCCGCCCGTTCGGTGATCGTCGTCGGCCCGCAGCTGAAGCTGCACCAGTGCGGCCTGCCCAAGGCCATGGCGCTGGAGCTCTTCAAGCCGTTCGTGATGAAGCGCCTGGTGGACCTGAACCACGCGCAGAACATCAAGTCGGCCAAGCGGATGGTCGAGCGCGGCCGTACCGTCGTGTACGACGTGCTGGAAGAGGTCATCGCCGAGCACCCGGTGCTGCTCAACCGGGCGCCGACGCTGCACCGCCTGGGCATCCAGGCCTTCGAGCCGCAGCTGGTCGAGGGCAAGGCGATCCAGATCCACCCGCTGGTGTGCACCGCGTTCAACGCGGACTTCGACGGCGACCAGATGGCGGTGCACCTGCCGCTGTCCGCGGAGGCGCAGGCCGAGGCCCGCATCCTGATGCTGTCCTCGAACAACATCCTCAAGCCGGCCGACGGCCGGCCGGTCACCATGCCGACCCAGGACATGGTGCTGGGGCTGTTCTTCCTGACCACGGACTCCGAGGAGCGCCAGGTGGTCGGCGAGGGCCGGGCCTTCGGCGCCACCGCCGAGGCGATCATGGCGTTCGACAACCGCGAGCTGTCGATGCAGGCGCCGGTCGACATCCGGTTCCCGGTGGGCACCGTCCCGCCGCGCGGCTGGACCCCGCCGGAGCCCGCCGAGGGCGACGACGCGGACGCCCGCCCGTACCAGCTGGGCGACTCGTTCCGGCTGCGCACCACGCTGGGCCGCGCGCTCTTCAACGAGCTGCTGCCCGAGGACTACCCGTTCGTCGACCAGCCGGTCGGCAAGAAGCAGCTCTCCGAGATCGTCAACGACCTCGCCGAGCGCTACCCGAAGGTGATCGTGGCGGCGACGCTCGACAACCTGAAGGCGGCCGGCTTCCACTGGGCCACCCGCTCGGGTGTCACGGTGGCCGTCACCGACATCGTCGTGCCCGAGGCCAAGAAGGCGATCATCGCCTCCTACGAGGCGCAGGACGAGAAGGTGCAGAAGCAGTACGAGCGCGGCCTGATCACCAAGCAGGAGCGGTCGGACGAGCTGATCGGCATCTGGACCAAGGCGACCAACGAGGTCGCCGTGGCGATGAACGCCAACTTCCCGCGGACCAACCCGATCTTCATGATGGTCGACTCGGGCGCCCGAGGGAACATGATGCAGATGCGGCAGATCGCCGGTATGCGCGGTCTGGTCTCGAACGCCAAGAACGAGACCATCCCGCGGCCGATCAAGGCGTCCTTCCGCGAGGGCCTGTCCGTGCTGGAGTACTTCATCTCCACCCACGGTGCCCGCAAGGGCCTGGCCGACACCGCGCTGCGCACCGCCGACTCGGGTTACCTGACCCGTCGTCTGGTGGACGTCTCGCAGGACGTGATCATCCGCGAGGAGGACTGCGGCACCGAGCGCGGTCTGAAGCTGCGGATCGCCGAGCGCGGCCCGGACGGCGCGCTGCGCAAGACCGACGACGTCGAGACCAGTGTGTACGCGCGGATGCTCGCCGAGGACGTGGTGGTGGACGGCAAGGTCGTCGCGCCCGCCAACGTCGACCTCGGCGACGTGCTGATCGACCAGCTGGTCCGGCTGGGGGTCGAGGAGGTCAAGACCCGCTCGATCCTCACCTGCGAGTCGGCCGTCGGCACCTGCGCCTACTGCTACGGCCGCTCGCTGGCCACCGGCAAGCTGGTGGACATCGGTGAGGCCGTCGGCATCATCGCGGCCCAGTCGATCGGTGAGCCCGGCACCCAGCTGACCATGCGTACCTTCCACACCGGCGGTGTGGCCGGTGACGACATCACGCAGGGTCTGCCGCGTGTGGTCGAGCTGTTCGAGGCCCGCGTCCCGAAGGGTGTCGCCCCGATCTCCGAGGCGGCCGGCCGGGTGCGGATCGAGGAGACCGAGAAGACCAAGAAGATCGTGGTCACCCCGGACGACGGCGCCGACGAGATCGCCTACCCGATCTCCAAGCGCGTCAAGCTCCAGGTCGCCGAGGGCGACCACGTCGAGGTCGGGCAGAAGCTCACCTACGGCGCGACCAACCCGCACGACGTGCTGCGGATCCTCGGCCAGCGCCAGGTGCAGATCCACCTGGTGCAGGAAGTGCAGAAGGTCTACAACTCGCAGGGTGTGTCGATCCACGACAAGCACATCGAGATCATCATCCGGCAGATGCTGCGCCGGGTGACGATCATCGAGTCGGGCGACGCGGAGCTGCTGCCCGGCGAGCTGGTCGAGCGCGGCCGGTTCGAGCAGGAGAACCGCCGTGTGGTCGCCGAGGGCGGTCACCCGGCCTCCGGGCGCCCGCAGCTGATGGGTATCACCAAGGCGTCGCTGGCCACCGAGTCGTGGCTGTCGGCGGCGTCCTTCCAGGAGACCACCCGGGTGCTGACGGACGCGGCGATCCACGCCAAGTCCGACTCGCTGCTGGGCCTGAAGGAGAACGTCATCATCGGCAAGCTGATCCCGGCCGGTACGGGCCTGTCCCGCTACCGCAACATCCGGGTGGAGCCCACCGAGGAGGCCAAGGCCGCGATGTACTCGGCCGTCGGCTACGACGACATCGACTACAGCCCGTTCGGCACCGGCTCCGGCCAGGCGGTCCCGCTGGAGGACTACGACTACGGCCCGTACAACGGCTGA
- a CDS encoding DUF1707 and DUF4190 domain-containing protein, giving the protein MLAGDADRERAVRVLKDAFTEGRLALEEYEDRVGHAYQARTYRQLDVLTGDIPRPVPPAGTGRPAPGAALSGYPPPPRKTNGKAVGSLVASLGGSFCCGVGSATGVVLGHLARREIAANGYRGDGLATGGLVIGYLGLAFWILVFVLGASGG; this is encoded by the coding sequence ATGCTGGCCGGCGACGCGGATCGAGAGCGGGCGGTGCGGGTCCTCAAGGACGCCTTCACCGAAGGGCGCCTGGCCCTGGAGGAGTACGAGGACCGGGTCGGCCATGCCTACCAGGCGCGGACCTACCGCCAGCTGGACGTACTGACCGGGGACATCCCGCGTCCCGTGCCGCCGGCCGGGACCGGCCGCCCGGCGCCGGGGGCGGCCCTGAGCGGTTATCCGCCGCCGCCGCGGAAGACCAACGGCAAGGCGGTCGGCTCGTTGGTCGCCTCGCTGGGCGGCAGCTTCTGCTGCGGTGTCGGCTCGGCGACCGGCGTCGTGCTCGGCCACCTCGCCAGGCGCGAGATCGCCGCGAACGGCTACCGGGGCGACGGTCTGGCGACCGGCGGCCTGGTGATCGGATACCTGGGGCTGGCCTTCTGGATCCTGGTCTTCGTGCTGGGCGCGTCCGGAGGGTGA
- the rpsL gene encoding 30S ribosomal protein S12, with protein sequence MPTIQQLVRKGRQDKVEKNKTPALKGSPQRRGVCTRVYTTTPKKPNSALRKVARVRLTSGIEVTAYIPGEGHNLQEHSIVLVRGGRVKDLPGVRYKIIRGSLDTQGVKNRKQARSRYGAKKEK encoded by the coding sequence GTGCCTACGATCCAGCAGCTGGTCCGGAAGGGCCGGCAGGACAAGGTCGAGAAGAACAAGACGCCCGCGCTGAAGGGCTCGCCCCAGCGCCGCGGCGTGTGCACGCGTGTCTACACGACCACCCCGAAGAAGCCGAACTCGGCGCTCCGCAAGGTCGCGCGTGTGCGTCTGACCAGTGGCATCGAGGTCACCGCTTACATCCCGGGTGAGGGCCACAACCTGCAGGAGCACTCCATCGTGCTCGTCCGCGGCGGCCGTGTGAAGGACCTGCCGGGTGTCCGCTACAAGATCATCCGCGGCTCGCTCGACACGCAGGGTGTCAAGAACCGTAAGCAGGCCCGCAGCCGCTACGGCGCCAAGAAGGAGAAGTAA
- the rpsG gene encoding 30S ribosomal protein S7, producing MPRKGPAPKRPVIIDPVYGSPLVTSLVNKILLHGKRSTAERIVYGALEGLREKAGADPVITLKRALENIKPTLEVKSRRVGGATYQVPVEVRPGRQNTLALRWLVGYSRARREKTMTERLMNEILDASNGLGASVKRREDTHKMAESNKAFAHYRW from the coding sequence ATGCCTCGTAAGGGCCCCGCCCCGAAGCGCCCGGTCATCATCGACCCGGTTTACGGCTCCCCGCTGGTGACGTCGCTGGTCAACAAGATCCTGCTGCACGGCAAGCGCTCCACCGCCGAGCGCATCGTGTACGGCGCGCTGGAGGGTCTTCGCGAGAAGGCCGGTGCCGACCCGGTGATCACCCTCAAGCGCGCGCTGGAGAACATCAAGCCGACCCTTGAGGTCAAGTCCCGCCGCGTCGGTGGTGCGACCTACCAGGTGCCGGTCGAGGTCCGTCCGGGCCGGCAGAACACGCTGGCGCTGCGCTGGCTGGTCGGCTACTCCCGCGCCCGCCGCGAGAAGACCATGACCGAGCGCCTGATGAACGAGATCCTCGACGCCAGCAACGGCCTGGGTGCCTCGGTGAAGCGCCGCGAGGACACGCACAAGATGGCCGAGTCCAACAAGGCCTTCGCGCACTACCGCTGGTAG
- the fusA gene encoding elongation factor G translates to MATTSLDLARVRNIGIMAHIDAGKTTTTERILFYTGVSYKIGEVHDGAATMDWMEQEQERGITITSAATTCHWPLDDVDHTINIIDTPGHVDFTVEVERSLRVLDGAVTVFDGVAGVEPQSETVWRQADRYGVPRICFVNKLDRTGAEFHRCVDMISDRLGATPIVMQLPIGAEADFKGVIDLVRMKALVWSAEATKGEMYDVVDIPATHTEAADEWHGKLLEAVAENDDEIMELYLEGTEPTEEQLYDAIRRITIHSGKGGGTTVTPVFCGSAFKNKGVQPLLDAVVRFLPSPVDIEAIEGHAVNNADEVVKRRPSDDEPLSALAFKIMSDPHLGKLTFVRIYSGRLEAGSAVLNSVKGKKERIGKIYRMHANKREEIESVGAGDIVAVMGLKQTTTGETLSDDKNPVILESMDFPAPVIQVAIEPKSKGDQEKLGIAIQRLAEEDPSFQVHSDEETGQTIIGGMGELHLEVLVDRMRREFKVEANVGKPQVAYRETIRKTVERIDYTHKKQTGGTGQFAKVQIMLEPLEGGDATYEFVNKVTGGRIPREYIPSVDAGAQEAMKFGILAGYEMVGVRVTLIDGGYHEVDSSELAFKIAGSQAFKEGARKASPVLLEPMMAVEVTTPEDYMGDVIGDLNSRRGQIQAMEERSGARVVKGLVPLSEMFGYVGDLRSKTSGRASYSMQFDSYAEVPRNVAEEIIAKAKGE, encoded by the coding sequence ATGGCCACCACTTCGCTTGACCTGGCCAGGGTCCGCAACATCGGGATCATGGCCCACATCGACGCGGGCAAGACGACGACCACCGAGCGGATCCTGTTCTACACCGGTGTCTCGTACAAGATCGGTGAAGTCCACGACGGCGCAGCCACCATGGACTGGATGGAGCAGGAGCAGGAGCGCGGCATCACGATCACGTCCGCCGCGACCACCTGTCACTGGCCGCTCGACGACGTCGACCACACCATCAACATCATCGACACCCCGGGCCACGTGGACTTCACGGTCGAGGTGGAGCGTTCGCTCCGCGTCCTCGACGGCGCGGTCACCGTGTTCGACGGTGTCGCGGGTGTGGAACCGCAGTCCGAGACGGTCTGGCGGCAGGCCGACCGCTACGGCGTGCCCCGTATCTGCTTCGTGAACAAGCTCGACCGCACCGGCGCCGAGTTCCACCGCTGCGTCGACATGATCTCGGACCGCCTCGGCGCGACCCCGATCGTGATGCAGCTGCCGATCGGGGCCGAGGCCGACTTCAAGGGCGTGATCGACCTCGTCCGGATGAAGGCCCTGGTGTGGTCCGCCGAGGCGACCAAGGGTGAGATGTACGACGTCGTCGACATCCCGGCCACGCACACCGAAGCGGCCGACGAGTGGCACGGCAAGCTGCTGGAGGCCGTCGCCGAGAACGACGACGAGATCATGGAGCTGTACCTGGAGGGCACCGAGCCCACCGAGGAGCAGCTGTACGACGCGATCCGCCGTATCACCATCCACTCCGGCAAGGGCGGCGGCACCACCGTCACCCCGGTGTTCTGCGGCAGCGCGTTCAAGAACAAGGGTGTCCAGCCGCTGCTCGACGCGGTCGTACGCTTCCTCCCGTCGCCGGTCGACATCGAGGCCATCGAGGGCCACGCGGTCAACAACGCCGACGAGGTCGTCAAGCGCCGGCCGTCCGACGACGAGCCGCTGTCCGCCCTGGCGTTCAAGATCATGAGCGACCCGCACCTGGGCAAGCTCACCTTCGTCCGGATCTACTCCGGGCGCCTCGAGGCGGGTTCGGCCGTGCTGAACTCGGTGAAGGGAAAGAAGGAGCGCATCGGCAAGATCTACCGCATGCACGCGAACAAGCGTGAGGAGATCGAGTCGGTGGGCGCCGGCGACATCGTCGCCGTGATGGGCCTGAAGCAGACCACCACCGGTGAGACGCTGAGCGACGACAAGAACCCGGTGATCCTGGAGTCCATGGACTTCCCGGCGCCGGTCATCCAGGTCGCGATCGAGCCCAAGTCCAAGGGCGACCAGGAGAAGCTGGGTATCGCCATCCAGCGGCTCGCGGAGGAGGACCCCTCCTTCCAGGTCCACTCGGACGAGGAGACCGGCCAGACCATCATCGGCGGCATGGGCGAACTGCACCTGGAGGTGCTGGTCGACCGGATGCGGCGCGAGTTCAAGGTCGAGGCCAACGTCGGCAAGCCGCAGGTCGCCTACCGCGAGACCATCCGCAAGACCGTCGAGCGCATTGACTACACCCACAAGAAGCAGACCGGTGGCACCGGTCAGTTCGCCAAGGTGCAGATCATGCTCGAACCGCTCGAAGGCGGCGACGCCACCTACGAGTTCGTCAACAAGGTCACCGGTGGCCGTATCCCCAGGGAGTACATCCCGTCGGTGGACGCGGGCGCGCAGGAGGCCATGAAGTTCGGCATCCTGGCCGGCTACGAGATGGTGGGCGTCCGCGTCACCCTGATCGACGGCGGCTACCACGAGGTCGACTCCTCCGAGCTGGCGTTCAAGATCGCCGGATCGCAGGCGTTCAAGGAGGGTGCCCGCAAGGCGAGCCCCGTACTCCTCGAACCGATGATGGCCGTCGAGGTCACCACGCCCGAGGACTACATGGGCGATGTCATCGGCGACCTCAACTCCCGCCGCGGCCAGATCCAGGCCATGGAGGAGCGCAGCGGCGCCCGGGTCGTCAAGGGCCTGGTCCCGCTGTCGGAGATGTTCGGCTACGTCGGTGACCTGCGGTCCAAGACCTCGGGCCGGGCCAGCTATTCCATGCAGTTCGACTCCTACGCCGAGGTTCCGCGGAACGTCGCCGAGGAGATCATCGCGAAGGCCAAGGGCGAGTGA